One stretch of Chitinophaga pendula DNA includes these proteins:
- a CDS encoding MarR family winged helix-turn-helix transcriptional regulator, producing MKKMPMCNTISYLMVQICKAHRNKANELLGMHELHAGQELMLEHVSQQEGITLNELTTEMGVSAVTTTRMVGRLEKNGFLEKVKCSEDQRAIRVYLTDKGKETACEIAKRTWGELEEQMTANLSTEEKVLLKRLLMQVLENFS from the coding sequence ATGAAAAAAATGCCCATGTGTAATACCATCAGTTATCTGATGGTGCAGATATGCAAGGCGCACCGTAATAAAGCGAATGAGTTGCTGGGTATGCATGAGTTGCATGCTGGGCAGGAGTTGATGCTGGAGCATGTCTCGCAGCAGGAAGGAATCACGCTGAACGAGTTGACAACTGAAATGGGAGTTTCGGCGGTCACGACCACCCGGATGGTAGGGCGCCTGGAGAAGAACGGATTTTTGGAGAAGGTGAAGTGCAGCGAAGATCAGCGTGCGATCAGGGTTTATCTGACGGATAAGGGAAAGGAGACGGCTTGTGAGATAGCCAAGCGAACCTGGGGAGAGTTGGAGGAGCAGATGACCGCAAATCTTTCGACGGAGGAGAAGGTATTACTGAAGCGACTATTGATGCAGGTACTGGAGAATTTCTCCTGA
- a CDS encoding endonuclease MutS2: MKFFPESALTQLEFDKIQDLLQEHCKTELGKQMAAELRLHTHIDYVRLALQQAHEYKQLLLLQQYFPNDYILNLKNELRLLGIQGAVLSGEQLLQIRKLAESMHSITRFFDSDRKVQYAGLYQIIANTQYEKRISAMIDDVVDEDAQVRDNASEDLAKIRMQLFRKRNELRRAFDRVLQKLHKQGYLADIEEAFLSGRRVVAIFAENKRMVKGILHGESDTRKTAFIEPEETIELNNEVFSLEREESREVYRILKALTQALSHFAPLLSGYHDILGTYDFVRGKAKLAMDMDAHFPSLTPHSEVNLINAYHPLLLLYNRKSGKPTIPVTIKLDREHHILVISGPNAGGKTVTMKTIGLIQLMAQAGLLVPVHPSSQLGIFRQLMIHIGDTQSLEFELSTYSSHLKNMKYFIENANGKTLFFIDELGSGSDPNLGGAFAEVIMEELARKHAFGIVTTHYLNLKIMANKVRGIMNGAMGFDEQTLMPLYKLMVGKPGSSYTFSIAERIGMAPELIARAKKLVDDGHFRLDKLLNKAEQDLQQVEAKEQELQQLLKQNEKLKKEYEVLSDKERKQQQYAVLRLQNQIKEEELAYLKDMERKMKQIVMDWKRSDDKQRVLQQAEALLFRKKDKQIDQKIQRRVQDKFEEVGTSVQVGDQVKIRTNNQVGKLIEIRDKRGIVQLGNIPMNVKLSDLVVVQEKKEKEMGQ, translated from the coding sequence GTGAAATTTTTTCCTGAATCAGCACTGACACAGCTGGAGTTTGACAAAATACAGGATCTACTGCAGGAGCACTGCAAAACGGAATTGGGTAAACAGATGGCAGCAGAGCTGCGCCTTCATACACATATTGACTACGTACGATTAGCATTACAGCAGGCCCACGAGTACAAGCAGCTGCTTTTGTTACAGCAATACTTTCCCAACGATTATATCCTCAACCTCAAGAATGAGCTGCGCCTGTTAGGTATCCAGGGTGCTGTGCTCAGCGGAGAGCAGTTATTACAGATACGTAAGCTGGCAGAGAGTATGCACAGCATAACCCGTTTCTTTGATTCGGACCGGAAGGTACAGTATGCAGGGCTGTACCAGATCATTGCCAATACTCAATATGAGAAACGGATATCGGCAATGATCGACGATGTGGTGGATGAAGATGCGCAGGTGCGTGACAATGCGTCTGAAGATCTGGCGAAGATACGTATGCAGCTGTTCCGCAAGCGGAATGAGCTGCGGCGGGCATTTGACCGGGTGTTGCAGAAGCTGCATAAGCAAGGCTACCTGGCCGATATTGAGGAGGCGTTCCTGAGCGGGCGTAGGGTGGTAGCCATTTTTGCGGAGAACAAGCGGATGGTGAAAGGTATCCTGCACGGGGAATCTGACACACGTAAGACCGCTTTTATTGAGCCGGAAGAGACAATAGAACTGAATAACGAGGTATTCTCGCTGGAGCGGGAGGAAAGCCGGGAGGTATACCGTATCCTCAAGGCGCTAACGCAGGCATTGTCGCATTTTGCGCCACTGCTCAGCGGTTACCATGATATACTGGGTACCTATGATTTTGTGCGGGGCAAAGCTAAACTGGCGATGGATATGGACGCCCATTTCCCCAGTCTGACCCCGCATTCGGAGGTGAACCTGATCAATGCATATCATCCATTATTATTACTGTATAACCGTAAGAGCGGTAAACCTACCATACCGGTGACGATCAAGCTGGACCGGGAGCATCATATCCTGGTGATCAGCGGACCTAACGCTGGCGGTAAAACGGTGACGATGAAAACGATCGGGTTGATCCAGCTGATGGCGCAGGCGGGATTGCTGGTGCCGGTGCATCCTTCTTCCCAACTGGGTATTTTCCGGCAGCTGATGATCCACATCGGGGATACACAGTCGCTGGAGTTTGAGCTGAGTACCTACAGTTCGCACCTGAAGAACATGAAGTATTTCATTGAGAATGCGAACGGTAAGACCCTGTTTTTTATTGATGAGCTGGGGAGCGGATCGGACCCTAACCTGGGGGGCGCTTTTGCGGAGGTGATTATGGAGGAGCTGGCGAGGAAACATGCCTTTGGTATTGTGACGACGCACTACCTGAACCTGAAGATCATGGCCAACAAGGTGCGGGGTATTATGAACGGCGCGATGGGATTTGACGAGCAGACGCTGATGCCTTTATATAAACTGATGGTGGGTAAGCCCGGTAGTTCTTATACGTTCTCTATTGCCGAGCGTATCGGGATGGCGCCGGAGCTGATTGCGAGGGCGAAGAAGCTGGTGGATGACGGTCATTTCCGGCTGGATAAGCTGCTGAACAAGGCGGAGCAGGATCTGCAGCAGGTGGAGGCGAAGGAGCAGGAGTTGCAGCAGTTGCTGAAGCAGAATGAGAAACTGAAGAAAGAGTACGAGGTATTATCTGACAAGGAGCGTAAGCAGCAGCAGTATGCGGTGTTGCGGTTGCAGAACCAGATCAAGGAAGAGGAGCTGGCATATCTGAAAGATATGGAGCGTAAAATGAAGCAGATCGTGATGGACTGGAAGCGATCGGATGATAAGCAGCGGGTGCTGCAGCAGGCGGAGGCGTTATTGTTTCGTAAGAAGGATAAGCAGATCGATCAAAAGATACAGCGCCGGGTGCAGGACAAGTTTGAGGAAGTGGGGACCAGTGTGCAGGTGGGTGACCAGGTGAAGATCCGGACGAACAACCAGGTAGGTAAGCTGATAGAGATCAGGGATAAGCGGGGTATCGTGCAGTTGGGGAATATCCCGATGAATGTGAAGTTGTCGGATCTGGTGGTGGTGCAGGAGAAGAAAGAGAAGGAAATGGGGCAGTAG
- the ung gene encoding uracil-DNA glycosylase, whose protein sequence is MDVKIEASWKEVLKDEFQKAYFEQIAMFLKHEKALGKTIYPSGSQIFYAFDKTPFDNVKVVILGQDPYHGPNQAHGLCFSVQDGVKPPPSLVNIYKELNSDLGVPIPAGGNLTRWAEQGVLLLNAILTVRAGEPASHSKSGWETFTDAVIRKISDQKQDVVFLLWGRFAQDKQVLIDATRHHILKAAHPSPFSADKGFFGCKHFSRTNELLIKAGKQPVDWRL, encoded by the coding sequence ATGGATGTTAAAATAGAAGCCAGTTGGAAAGAGGTATTGAAAGACGAATTTCAGAAAGCCTACTTTGAGCAGATTGCCATGTTTCTGAAACATGAGAAGGCATTGGGTAAGACAATTTATCCTTCGGGTAGCCAGATCTTTTATGCATTTGACAAAACTCCATTTGACAACGTAAAGGTGGTGATATTAGGGCAGGACCCTTATCATGGGCCTAACCAGGCGCACGGTCTTTGTTTTTCTGTGCAGGATGGGGTGAAGCCGCCGCCATCATTGGTGAACATTTATAAAGAGCTGAACAGCGATCTGGGAGTGCCTATTCCTGCGGGAGGCAATCTGACCCGCTGGGCGGAGCAGGGGGTATTACTGCTCAATGCGATATTGACGGTGCGGGCAGGTGAGCCGGCCTCGCACAGTAAGAGTGGCTGGGAGACATTCACGGATGCGGTGATACGTAAGATATCCGATCAGAAGCAGGATGTGGTATTCCTGCTGTGGGGCCGTTTTGCACAGGATAAACAAGTGCTGATCGATGCGACCCGTCATCATATCCTGAAAGCGGCACACCCTTCTCCATTCAGTGCAGACAAGGGCTTTTTCGGTTGTAAACATTTTTCCCGTACTAACGAGCTGCTGATCAAAGCTGGTAAACAGCCGGTGGACTGGCGCCTGTAG
- a CDS encoding efflux RND transporter periplasmic adaptor subunit, which yields MKPLSKQLFTSLPAGILYSIAVMAVVYGCSSKAANPEGGAQPAQALPVLKVTSLPGSTHRDYTATLEGKVNVEIRPQVSGYLERIYVDEGAFVKAGQPLFKINDRPFQEQLSNATASLLAAQANLQKAELEVNRLTPLVQNNVVSDIQLKTAQAALQAAKASVSQAQAVAGNARINLGYTLINAPVSGYIGRIPFKTGALVGSGEATPLTLLSDVNEVYAYFSMSEVDFIHFKEKTAGNTIQEKVKNLPQVELVLADNSVYSEKGRIETMEGQFDKTMGAISFRATFPNAAGLLRSGNTGRVRLPQQFDSAVLVPQEATFELQDKVFVFAVGDSNKVSSKPITVAGKSGGYYFVGNGLKPGERIVYTGLDRLQEGAAIKPEPMSMDSLLKSKPLN from the coding sequence ATGAAACCATTAAGCAAACAATTATTCACCAGTCTGCCGGCAGGCATTCTGTACAGTATCGCAGTTATGGCGGTAGTGTATGGTTGCAGCTCTAAAGCAGCCAATCCGGAAGGAGGGGCACAGCCAGCGCAGGCGTTACCCGTATTGAAGGTAACATCACTACCAGGTTCTACCCATCGCGATTATACAGCTACACTGGAAGGTAAAGTAAACGTAGAGATCCGTCCGCAAGTGAGTGGATACCTGGAACGTATATACGTAGATGAGGGTGCATTTGTAAAAGCAGGGCAGCCGTTGTTCAAGATCAACGACCGTCCTTTCCAGGAGCAGCTGAGCAATGCTACTGCCAGCTTACTCGCCGCACAGGCTAACCTGCAGAAAGCAGAACTGGAAGTGAACCGTCTGACTCCACTGGTACAAAACAACGTGGTATCAGATATCCAGCTGAAGACCGCACAGGCTGCACTACAGGCTGCCAAAGCCAGCGTATCGCAGGCACAGGCAGTAGCCGGCAATGCACGTATCAACTTGGGATATACCCTGATCAACGCGCCGGTAAGCGGCTACATCGGTCGTATACCTTTCAAGACCGGCGCACTGGTTGGCTCCGGAGAAGCGACTCCGCTCACCCTGCTCTCCGACGTCAATGAAGTATATGCTTACTTCTCTATGAGTGAAGTAGACTTCATCCACTTCAAGGAAAAAACAGCCGGCAACACTATCCAGGAGAAAGTGAAAAACCTTCCCCAGGTAGAGCTGGTACTGGCTGACAACAGCGTATACAGCGAGAAAGGCCGTATCGAAACCATGGAAGGTCAGTTTGACAAAACCATGGGCGCTATCAGCTTCCGCGCTACCTTCCCGAATGCAGCCGGGCTGTTACGCTCTGGTAACACGGGGCGTGTAAGACTGCCACAACAGTTTGATTCCGCGGTACTGGTACCACAGGAGGCGACCTTCGAGCTGCAGGATAAAGTGTTTGTATTCGCTGTTGGCGATAGCAACAAAGTGAGCAGCAAGCCGATCACGGTGGCAGGTAAGAGTGGCGGTTATTACTTTGTAGGTAATGGCCTGAAGCCCGGAGAGCGCATTGTATACACAGGACTGGACCGTCTGCAGGAAGGTGCTGCGATCAAACCTGAGCCGATGTCTATGGACAGTCTGCTGAAATCCAAACCACTGAATTAA
- the msrA gene encoding peptide-methionine (S)-S-oxide reductase MsrA, whose translation MLKYTMLAICMAITILACAQNNKKNNKVPGDMEISKDTKTAVAVFGTGCFWCTEAQFQLLNGVLKAESGYSGGTVVNPTYEEVCNGTTGHAEVIRVTYDPTVISYDELLAAFFQAHDPTQLNRQGNDVGTQYRSVIFYGNEDEKKKAEYYKQKLQEADAYDNPIVTEISPLKNFYKAENYHQDYYNLNGSQPYCSFVIRPKLEKFKKVFKDKLKQQ comes from the coding sequence ATGCTAAAATATACCATGCTGGCTATCTGTATGGCAATTACCATCCTAGCCTGCGCTCAAAACAATAAAAAGAACAATAAAGTACCAGGAGATATGGAAATCAGCAAAGATACGAAAACCGCCGTTGCCGTCTTCGGAACAGGCTGCTTCTGGTGTACAGAAGCCCAATTCCAGCTGCTTAACGGCGTATTGAAAGCAGAGTCCGGCTATTCCGGCGGCACCGTCGTTAACCCGACCTACGAAGAAGTATGTAACGGTACCACCGGCCACGCAGAAGTGATCCGTGTTACCTACGACCCGACCGTCATCTCCTACGATGAACTGCTGGCCGCCTTCTTCCAGGCCCACGATCCTACCCAGCTGAATCGCCAGGGCAACGACGTCGGCACACAATACCGCTCCGTGATCTTCTATGGCAACGAAGACGAAAAGAAAAAAGCCGAATACTACAAACAAAAACTGCAGGAAGCCGATGCCTACGACAACCCGATCGTAACCGAGATCTCCCCGCTGAAGAACTTCTATAAGGCTGAAAACTACCACCAGGACTATTATAACCTGAATGGCTCACAACCTTATTGCTCTTTCGTAATACGGCCTAAACTGGAGAAATTCAAAAAGGTATTTAAGGATAAATTAAAACAGCAATAA
- a CDS encoding helix-turn-helix domain-containing protein, which yields MRNNLLIPVYDLTECHQQEEPLKGFSIARYRSKGYIAELQRPHRHAGYSIMLILSGKLTHYIDFQQYTVVAPALMFLSPDLVHQHGAEADFESITIAFDKEFLMTEAQHMVMCWECMFNHSVLEVTEQQMKEMLVFTQVIQQEYRKNGILREPIIRSVLNAMIMASSRIPSQDTAFMQTDNVQSRMVRQFKELSDVHFRDKTQVAHYADMMYVTPGHLNDTIKSTIGRSPKQIIDEKRIMEAKRLLFWGEHTVKEIAYQLNFEDDAYFNRFFKKHTGHTPALFQKTIREKYN from the coding sequence ATGAGAAACAATTTGTTGATACCTGTATATGATCTGACCGAATGCCACCAGCAGGAGGAGCCATTGAAAGGCTTCAGCATTGCGCGATACCGTTCTAAAGGGTACATAGCCGAATTACAGCGTCCTCATCGTCATGCGGGGTATAGTATTATGTTGATCTTATCCGGCAAGCTGACGCACTATATCGACTTTCAGCAGTACACAGTAGTAGCGCCGGCATTGATGTTCCTGTCGCCGGACCTGGTGCATCAGCATGGAGCGGAAGCTGATTTTGAGTCGATCACTATTGCGTTTGACAAGGAGTTCCTGATGACGGAGGCGCAGCATATGGTGATGTGTTGGGAGTGTATGTTCAACCACAGTGTGCTGGAAGTGACGGAGCAACAGATGAAAGAGATGCTAGTGTTCACGCAGGTGATACAGCAGGAATATCGTAAGAATGGCATATTGCGGGAGCCGATCATCCGCAGTGTATTAAATGCGATGATCATGGCAAGCTCTCGTATACCCAGCCAGGACACTGCGTTTATGCAGACGGATAATGTGCAGAGCCGGATGGTGCGTCAGTTCAAAGAGTTGTCTGATGTGCATTTCAGGGATAAGACGCAGGTAGCGCATTATGCAGATATGATGTATGTGACGCCGGGTCATTTGAATGATACCATTAAATCAACTATAGGAAGGTCGCCCAAGCAGATCATTGATGAAAAGCGGATCATGGAAGCCAAACGTTTGTTGTTCTGGGGAGAGCATACCGTGAAGGAAATTGCTTATCAGTTGAACTTCGAAGACGATGCGTATTTCAATCGTTTTTTTAAGAAACATACCGGACATACGCCGGCACTTTTCCAAAAAACCATCCGTGAAAAGTACAATTAA
- a CDS encoding efflux RND transporter permease subunit, with the protein MLRRFIERPVLATVISILLVLLGILALVTLPMTQFPDIAPPTVAVTASYPGANAEVVARSVATPIEEAVNGVENMTYMTSNSNNDGSMTLNVFFKLGTDPDLAAVNVQNRVSKATSLLPAEVVQAGISTQKQQNSMIQVINLVSDVPDYDETFLQNYAKINIIPEIQRITGVGQAQVFGAKEYSMRIWLQPERLAANNMSPQEVLAAIRDQNLEAAPGRFGEKSHEAFEYVLKYKGKLNENEQYENIILKANPNGSVLRLKDVARVEFGSLSYGQDTKVDGKSGIGVAIFQTAGSNANDIQVAINNLMKKAEKSFPKGIRQFNIYSTKEYLDESISQVKHTLVEAFILVFIVVFIFLQDFRSTLIPAIAVPVAIVGTFFFMQLFGFSINLLTLFALVLAIGIVVDDAIVVVEAVHAKMERINMSPKDATIASMQEISGVLISITLVMTAVFVPVGFMQGPAGVFYRQFAFTLAIAIVISAVNALTLSPALCALLLKNNHGKDHSHPAVQKGFGKRFFAAFNTGFEAVTNKYQRSLQFLVRHKWVAILGLVIITGATVWLMRKTPSGFIPSEDQGFMVYAVSMPPGSSLHRTKQVVDKVEKIMKELESTNHYLSVSGLNFLSNSASSSYGVGFVKLKPHVDRGKIKDLKQLMGTMQQRLFGIQEASVFMFNMPTVPGFGNVDGFEVVLQDRTGGKLQNLANTAYGFIGELMKRKEIAVAFTTFNAGNPQYSLEVDENKSKQLGIPVSEIMQTLQAYYGSMFASDFNRFGKFYRVVVQADIPARAEPSTLNNVYVKNASGEMVPINTVVTLKRVYGPETVTRNNLFNAVTINGQAKPGYSTGDAIKAVEEVAAQYLPRGYSYEWVGMSREEIAAAGQAGVIFLLCLIFVYFLLSAQYESYILPLSVILSIPAGIFGVFAFINLAGIDNNIYVQVGLIMLIGLLAKNAILIVEYAIQRRRSGMGLLASALQASRLRLRPILMTSFAFIAGLIPLMRATGSSALGNRSISTGAAGGMLTGVLLGIFLVPVLFIMFQYLQEKISGVKQVPATDHDTQVVG; encoded by the coding sequence ATGTTAAGAAGATTTATAGAAAGACCAGTATTAGCTACCGTAATATCCATCTTGTTGGTATTACTGGGTATTCTGGCACTGGTAACATTACCAATGACGCAGTTCCCGGATATCGCACCGCCTACCGTTGCGGTGACTGCTTCTTATCCGGGCGCGAATGCGGAAGTGGTGGCACGTTCTGTGGCCACTCCTATAGAAGAGGCAGTGAACGGGGTAGAGAACATGACGTACATGACCTCTAACTCGAACAACGACGGTTCCATGACGCTGAACGTATTCTTCAAGCTGGGTACAGATCCTGACCTGGCAGCGGTGAACGTACAGAACCGGGTGTCCAAAGCTACGAGCCTGTTGCCCGCTGAGGTGGTACAGGCCGGTATCAGCACGCAGAAACAGCAGAACAGTATGATCCAGGTGATCAACCTGGTGAGTGATGTACCTGACTATGACGAGACTTTTCTGCAGAACTATGCCAAGATCAACATCATCCCGGAGATACAGCGTATCACAGGGGTAGGTCAGGCACAGGTGTTTGGCGCGAAGGAGTATTCTATGCGTATCTGGTTGCAGCCGGAGCGTCTGGCTGCCAACAACATGTCTCCACAGGAGGTATTGGCTGCTATCCGCGACCAGAACCTGGAGGCCGCTCCTGGCCGTTTTGGTGAAAAGAGCCATGAAGCCTTTGAATATGTATTGAAATACAAGGGTAAGCTGAATGAGAATGAGCAATACGAAAACATCATCCTGAAAGCGAACCCCAACGGTTCTGTGTTGCGCCTCAAAGATGTGGCACGTGTGGAATTCGGCTCACTGTCTTATGGGCAGGATACCAAAGTAGATGGTAAATCCGGTATCGGTGTGGCTATCTTCCAGACCGCGGGTTCCAATGCGAATGACATACAGGTAGCGATCAACAACTTGATGAAGAAAGCGGAGAAATCTTTTCCGAAAGGTATCCGCCAGTTCAATATCTATAGTACTAAAGAGTACCTGGACGAGTCTATCAGCCAGGTGAAACATACCCTGGTAGAGGCCTTTATACTGGTGTTTATCGTAGTGTTCATCTTCCTGCAGGACTTCCGTTCTACGCTGATCCCGGCTATTGCCGTGCCGGTGGCGATCGTAGGTACTTTCTTCTTCATGCAACTGTTCGGCTTCTCTATCAACCTGCTCACTTTGTTCGCGCTGGTATTGGCGATCGGTATCGTAGTGGATGATGCGATCGTGGTCGTCGAGGCGGTGCATGCAAAGATGGAGCGTATCAATATGTCGCCGAAGGATGCGACGATCGCTTCTATGCAGGAGATCTCCGGGGTACTGATATCGATCACGCTGGTAATGACAGCAGTATTCGTACCGGTTGGTTTCATGCAGGGGCCTGCCGGAGTGTTCTACCGTCAGTTTGCCTTTACGCTGGCGATTGCGATCGTGATCTCTGCGGTGAACGCCTTGACATTGAGCCCGGCGCTCTGTGCCTTGCTACTGAAGAACAACCATGGTAAAGATCATAGCCATCCTGCTGTACAGAAAGGATTTGGCAAAAGGTTCTTTGCCGCCTTCAATACCGGATTTGAAGCAGTGACCAATAAATATCAACGCAGCCTGCAGTTCCTGGTACGTCACAAATGGGTGGCTATCCTGGGGTTGGTGATCATCACCGGCGCTACAGTATGGCTGATGCGTAAAACACCGAGTGGCTTTATCCCTTCTGAGGACCAGGGCTTCATGGTGTATGCCGTAAGTATGCCGCCAGGATCTTCTTTGCACCGTACCAAACAGGTAGTGGATAAGGTAGAGAAGATCATGAAAGAGCTGGAGTCTACCAATCACTACCTGAGTGTATCTGGTCTGAACTTCCTGAGTAACTCAGCTAGTTCTTCCTATGGTGTGGGCTTTGTGAAGTTGAAACCACACGTGGATCGTGGTAAGATAAAAGACCTGAAACAGCTGATGGGCACTATGCAGCAGCGGTTGTTCGGCATCCAGGAGGCGAGTGTGTTTATGTTTAACATGCCGACTGTACCTGGTTTCGGTAACGTGGATGGTTTTGAAGTGGTATTGCAGGACCGTACCGGTGGTAAGTTGCAGAACCTGGCTAATACAGCTTATGGGTTCATCGGTGAGCTGATGAAACGGAAGGAGATCGCGGTGGCCTTTACCACGTTCAACGCTGGTAACCCGCAATACTCACTGGAAGTGGATGAGAACAAGAGTAAGCAGCTGGGTATACCGGTAAGTGAGATCATGCAGACGCTGCAGGCTTACTATGGTAGTATGTTTGCCTCCGACTTTAACCGCTTCGGTAAGTTCTACCGCGTGGTGGTACAGGCTGACATTCCTGCCCGTGCGGAGCCCTCTACGCTGAACAATGTATATGTGAAGAATGCCAGCGGCGAGATGGTGCCTATCAATACCGTAGTGACACTGAAACGGGTATACGGACCAGAGACGGTGACACGTAACAACCTGTTCAATGCCGTAACGATCAACGGTCAGGCGAAACCGGGTTACAGTACCGGTGATGCGATCAAGGCCGTCGAGGAAGTAGCAGCGCAATATCTGCCCCGTGGTTATTCTTATGAGTGGGTGGGTATGAGCCGTGAGGAGATTGCTGCTGCCGGTCAGGCAGGTGTGATCTTCCTGTTGTGTCTCATCTTCGTATACTTCCTGTTGTCTGCACAGTATGAGAGCTATATCCTGCCATTGTCGGTGATACTCTCTATCCCTGCAGGTATCTTCGGCGTGTTCGCGTTCATCAACCTGGCAGGTATTGACAACAACATTTATGTGCAGGTGGGCTTGATCATGCTGATAGGTCTGTTGGCCAAGAATGCGATCCTGATCGTGGAGTATGCGATACAGCGTCGCAGGTCAGGTATGGGCTTGCTGGCATCAGCGCTGCAGGCATCCAGGTTGCGTCTGCGTCCGATCCTGATGACATCTTTCGCCTTTATTGCGGGTCTGATTCCGCTGATGAGAGCTACCGGTTCCTCCGCTTTGGGTAACCGTTCTATCAGTACAGGTGCAGCGGGTGGTATGCTCACCGGGGTATTACTGGGTATCTTCCTGGTGCCGGTGTTGTTCATCATGTTCCAGTACCTGCAGGAGAAGATCAGCGGTGTAAAACAAGTGCCCGCGACCGATCATGATACACAGGTGGTAGGTTAA
- a CDS encoding transposase-like zinc-binding domain-containing protein: protein MTAGTPTYCPHCGSSDITIYGSPDHSGSQEYTCRTCHRSFRLQSPSLNDSQLEKLTVDICLKNGYLAGIHYYITHKSQQLGTRYSLAKAKQEVDELLASRGLSDSVKKKRSGIGCLLVIILASIALAVYYFFLKK from the coding sequence TTGACAGCTGGTACCCCTACGTACTGCCCTCACTGCGGCAGCAGCGATATTACCATCTACGGCAGTCCGGATCATTCCGGCTCACAGGAATACACCTGCCGCACCTGCCATCGCTCTTTCCGCTTACAATCCCCTTCACTTAACGACAGTCAGCTGGAAAAACTTACCGTCGATATCTGCCTGAAAAATGGTTATCTGGCAGGCATCCACTATTACATCACACACAAAAGCCAGCAATTGGGTACGCGCTATTCCCTGGCAAAGGCCAAACAGGAAGTCGACGAGCTGCTGGCATCACGCGGACTCTCCGATTCCGTAAAAAAGAAACGTAGCGGCATCGGTTGCCTGCTGGTTATCATACTGGCCAGTATTGCACTCGCCGTCTACTATTTTTTCCTGAAAAAATAG